One part of the Bdellovibrio bacteriovorus genome encodes these proteins:
- the atpD gene encoding F0F1 ATP synthase subunit beta — MAFGKVKQVMGPVVDVEFEGGELPAINSALRVTNKFISDVEFNLVLEVAQHLGDGVVRTISMDQTEGLVRGEKVKALGTQITAPVGREALGRIINVVGEPIDEMGPVNAKEQWGIHRTAPKFEDQATAAAMLMTGIKVVDLLAPYAKGGKIGLFGGAGVGKTVLIQELIRNIATEHGGFSVFAGVGERTREGNDLWQEMKQSGVLAKTSLVFGQMNEPPGARARVALTGLTVAEYFRDVENQDVLFFVDNIFRFTQAGAEVSALLGRIPSAVGYQPTLSTEMGTLQERITSTKKGSITSVQAVYVPADDYTDPAPATTFTHLDATTNLDRDIAAMAIFPAVHPLTSTSRLLDPTVIGEEHYKCARDVQALLQRNRELQDIIAILGMDELSEADKLVVSRSRKIQRFLSQPFFVAEQFTGLPGRYVDIKDTVKGFREILDGKHDALPEQAFYLVGTIEDAIEKAKKLQA; from the coding sequence TTCAACCTTGTTCTTGAAGTTGCTCAGCACTTGGGTGACGGTGTTGTAAGAACGATCTCTATGGACCAGACTGAAGGTTTGGTTCGTGGTGAAAAAGTTAAAGCGTTGGGCACTCAGATCACTGCGCCAGTAGGCCGTGAAGCTTTGGGTCGTATCATCAACGTGGTTGGTGAACCAATCGACGAAATGGGCCCGGTAAACGCAAAAGAACAATGGGGCATCCACAGAACTGCTCCTAAGTTCGAAGATCAGGCGACAGCCGCTGCAATGTTGATGACTGGTATCAAGGTCGTTGACTTGCTGGCTCCATACGCAAAGGGTGGTAAGATCGGTCTGTTCGGTGGTGCCGGCGTAGGTAAAACCGTATTGATCCAGGAGCTTATCCGTAACATCGCTACTGAGCACGGTGGTTTCTCCGTATTCGCGGGCGTTGGTGAGCGTACTCGTGAAGGTAATGACTTGTGGCAAGAGATGAAACAGTCTGGCGTTTTGGCCAAGACTTCCCTGGTGTTCGGTCAGATGAACGAACCTCCTGGAGCTCGTGCGCGCGTTGCTTTGACTGGTCTGACTGTTGCTGAGTACTTCCGTGACGTTGAAAATCAGGACGTATTGTTCTTCGTAGACAACATCTTCCGCTTCACTCAAGCGGGTGCCGAAGTTTCCGCATTGTTGGGTCGTATCCCTTCAGCGGTTGGTTACCAGCCAACTCTTTCCACTGAGATGGGTACTCTTCAAGAGCGTATCACTTCCACTAAAAAAGGTTCCATCACTTCCGTTCAAGCGGTTTACGTACCAGCGGATGACTACACGGATCCAGCTCCGGCAACCACGTTCACTCACTTGGATGCTACGACAAACTTGGATCGTGATATCGCAGCTATGGCGATCTTCCCAGCGGTTCACCCGTTGACTTCCACTTCCCGTTTGTTGGATCCAACAGTTATCGGTGAAGAGCACTACAAGTGCGCTCGTGACGTTCAGGCGTTGTTGCAGCGTAACCGTGAGCTTCAGGATATCATCGCGATCCTGGGTATGGACGAATTGTCTGAAGCGGATAAACTGGTTGTTTCCCGTTCTCGTAAGATCCAGCGTTTCTTGTCTCAGCCGTTCTTCGTTGCTGAGCAGTTCACTGGTTTGCCAGGCCGTTATGTTGATATCAAAGACACTGTTAAAGGTTTCCGCGAGATCCTTGATGGTAAACACGATGCTCTTCCAGAGCAGGCGTTCTACCTGGTTGGTACTATCGAAGACGCTATCGAGAAAGCTAAGAAGCTGCAGGCTTAG
- the atpC gene encoding ATP synthase F1 subunit epsilon, with protein MKLTIVTPEKRILVGQEVDEVTVPAFKGELNILPGHAPLITTLETGVMKWKLKGKEKQDVAVISWGYCQVSPEGVNILANIADLPEDIDLQATKEFLALSEKKIMNELITDEDWAEFQRDWAHARAKIEAAEQQPAKK; from the coding sequence ATGAAACTGACAATCGTGACACCGGAAAAGCGCATCCTTGTTGGCCAAGAGGTCGACGAGGTGACTGTTCCAGCATTCAAGGGGGAACTAAACATTCTTCCTGGTCACGCTCCATTGATCACCACTCTGGAAACAGGCGTGATGAAATGGAAACTCAAAGGGAAAGAAAAGCAGGACGTGGCTGTTATCAGCTGGGGTTACTGCCAGGTTTCTCCTGAGGGCGTGAATATTCTTGCCAATATCGCTGACCTTCCTGAAGACATTGATCTTCAGGCGACAAAAGAGTTCTTGGCTCTATCTGAAAAGAAGATCATGAACGAACTGATCACAGACGAAGACTGGGCAGAGTTCCAGCGCGACTGGGCTCATGCGAGAGCGAAAATCGAAGCGGCTGAACAACAGCCAGCGAAGAAGTAA
- a CDS encoding glycoside hydrolase family 3 protein, translating to MSSQEKVGQLFIVGFPHKDVAPELESFIAKYKPGSFLLFKRNMVSAPQIRELNLALYKSSYKYSKLPPLIAIDQEGGSVSRLPITPAPPNALALGQTQSPLLAEEMGYQTGLFLREVGFNMNLAPVLDVVDPYSTSFIGVRSFGSDPVLVRDIGVAYSKGLLKARVIPTAKHFPGTGSLNQDPHVTVVKNSATLEEMKKRDLIPFMGYSKIGANVAVMMSHLIYPGLDKDLEPASFSTKISRDLLRDELKYQGLVMTDDLQMQGSKQVLRPEAAALRALQSGSDIVMLTWSFADQGKAFDYVLAALKSGELSSASVDEKLRRILRVKAFANVYRRDPKLPSLLSGNSLTSPQYAEIEDEVLSQNLKTSLIPRQLPSAKSARKPASAETICAASPSQDFLISFIGSDKKKIPSLKLDNHSLGKDLSGLLRKKQCTALFVGVTGPRTARQVRGLSPQERQKLIVVNLGAPRLFPKSRGYRQVIQLYFNHKDAGKKIAQYRDEILKSSQGSFALKD from the coding sequence ATGAGCTCTCAAGAAAAAGTCGGACAACTTTTCATCGTGGGTTTTCCCCACAAAGACGTGGCTCCGGAACTTGAATCCTTTATCGCGAAATACAAACCCGGTTCTTTCCTGCTATTTAAGCGCAACATGGTTTCAGCCCCGCAGATCCGGGAACTGAATCTGGCCCTTTATAAATCAAGCTACAAATATTCCAAACTTCCTCCGCTGATTGCCATCGATCAGGAGGGGGGATCTGTGTCCCGCCTGCCGATCACGCCCGCGCCTCCGAATGCCCTGGCTCTGGGGCAAACCCAGTCCCCGCTTTTGGCAGAAGAAATGGGCTATCAAACCGGGCTGTTCCTTCGCGAAGTGGGCTTCAACATGAATCTTGCCCCGGTGCTGGATGTGGTGGATCCATATTCAACAAGCTTCATTGGTGTCCGGTCTTTTGGTTCCGACCCGGTGCTTGTGCGTGATATCGGCGTGGCCTATTCCAAAGGTCTTTTAAAAGCGCGCGTGATTCCGACGGCGAAGCATTTCCCGGGTACTGGCAGTTTGAATCAGGATCCGCATGTGACGGTGGTTAAAAACAGCGCCACGCTGGAAGAAATGAAAAAGCGCGATCTGATTCCTTTCATGGGTTATTCCAAAATCGGCGCCAACGTTGCGGTGATGATGTCGCACCTGATTTATCCGGGTCTTGATAAGGATCTTGAGCCTGCTAGTTTTTCCACGAAGATTTCCAGGGATCTTCTGCGCGATGAGCTGAAATACCAGGGCCTGGTGATGACCGATGATCTGCAGATGCAAGGATCCAAACAAGTGCTTCGCCCCGAGGCCGCAGCCCTGCGTGCCCTGCAATCAGGATCGGACATTGTGATGCTGACCTGGTCTTTTGCCGATCAGGGAAAGGCTTTTGATTACGTTTTGGCGGCCCTGAAATCCGGCGAGCTTTCCTCTGCCAGCGTGGATGAAAAGCTTCGCCGAATTCTGCGCGTAAAGGCCTTTGCCAACGTCTATCGCCGTGACCCCAAGCTTCCGTCGCTTTTAAGTGGCAACAGTCTTACATCGCCTCAATACGCTGAAATCGAGGACGAGGTTCTTTCCCAGAATCTTAAAACCAGTCTGATCCCACGCCAGTTGCCCTCGGCCAAATCCGCGCGCAAGCCCGCTTCGGCTGAAACTATCTGTGCAGCCTCACCTTCCCAGGATTTTCTGATTTCATTTATCGGCAGCGACAAAAAGAAGATTCCAAGCCTGAAGCTGGATAACCATTCACTGGGTAAGGACCTTTCCGGATTGCTCAGGAAGAAACAGTGCACTGCTTTATTCGTCGGGGTCACCGGCCCCCGCACGGCCCGTCAGGTGCGCGGCCTTTCCCCGCAGGAGCGCCAGAAACTGATTGTGGTGAATTTGGGAGCACCCCGCCTGTTCCCGAAGTCGCGCGGCTATCGTCAGGTGATTCAGCTTTACTTCAATCACAAGGACGCCGGAAAAAAGATCGCCCAGTACCGGGATGAGATTCTTAAAAGCTCTCAAGGCTCGTTTGCCTTGAAGGATTAG